A single genomic interval of Desulfobacterales bacterium harbors:
- a CDS encoding tetratricopeptide repeat protein, with translation MANKYAARKMFDEGVAAYIKKDFRKSVDLLSRAIKYDPSLALFYVSRGAARLKLEMAFDAITDFDRAIELDEDYVRAYHLRGLAYEKLGEFARAFQDFDRALEIDPEYGAAYHSRETMLSKPKQPDQAFEDFEMVNHLMAMRLKHFDEKVPSDLAI, from the coding sequence GTGGCCAATAAATACGCAGCCCGAAAAATGTTTGATGAGGGTGTTGCGGCTTATATAAAAAAAGACTTTAGGAAAAGTGTTGACCTGTTATCACGCGCCATAAAATACGATCCCTCACTGGCTCTCTTTTATGTCAGTCGGGGAGCAGCCCGTTTAAAATTAGAAATGGCGTTTGACGCGATAACCGATTTTGATCGCGCCATTGAGCTCGATGAGGATTATGTCCGGGCTTACCATTTACGCGGTTTGGCCTATGAAAAATTGGGTGAATTCGCCCGGGCTTTTCAAGATTTCGATCGCGCTCTGGAGATCGATCCTGAATATGGCGCCGCCTACCACAGCCGTGAAACCATGCTGTCAAAACCAAAACAGCCTGACCAGGCCTTTGAAGATTTTGAAATGGTCAATCACCTGATGGCCATGCGCTTAAAGCACTTTGATGAAAAAGTACCAAGCGATCTGGCAATCTAG